AAAGTTCTTTGCCGGTTAGTGAAATGAATCAATCCACCTGTACGTTATGCGTTGAGGAAGTAAAGGATTGATGGTACTGTTAGTAATGAGACTAAAGATGTGCAACAGCAGAGAGTCAAATTTAGGATAGCGCAAAGGCTGCAGCGCGCCGTTATAGCTTATACCAATTGATGAACTAGCATAtaaaattcttttcttttttcatttttggaCTATTGAAACGTAAGCTGGTAACTTTTTCTGGAAATATGGCAAACTATGAAAGGTTAGGAATACTCACTGAGAGAAGGTCGACACCTGCTGGTTCAAGATTTGGCACCAGTGCTGCCAGATCCTGCAGAGGAAATCTTGCATTaggttcttaatattttcatcccGGTAATTCTTTGGTATATTCTTAGTGGCACCACATAGATAAGCACCGAATTTTCAGAGTCATGCATGATGAAATTTTTGTGCAAGTCTTCAGTATATTTTCTGATGCATGAAGCATCAACTAATTAAACAAAAGGTTTAAAGCAAGTTCATTGTTTCCTTACCATAGGATCCCATTTGGGAAAAGAACACTTGAAGTGAGGTAATGATGTAACCCCTGACCAAGTTTCTTCATTAGGAGTACCTAAAACTCTTCATACATACACGTTAAAGGAAATCATATGACACTTTTAGGTATATATCAATTGCATGGAGCAAAACCAGAACTTGAAATCTTAGTGACAAAAATATGTAAACCTGAAAATATTGAACAACTGAGAAATCTCCGAATCTCCACAGAACAGTGGGCATCGATTCACCATTTCTACAAAAATACAACCTATCGACCACAAGTCGACTGGAGTAGAATAGTGGCGAGACCCAAGAAGAATTTCCGGTGCTCTATACGCCAGGGTCACAACCTGAAAAAAGAATAAGTGAACAGAGATTTCGATGCATAAATAAAATGAAGTATAGAATGAAATAGTTAGGATCATTTTTCAGGAATAAAGTGCTTAGAGAAGCATAGAGATGCAGAATAATTATCTTAAAGGTGCTTTACTAGAAGcacaaatatatatcatcaacgtTTCTTGCAATCAACAATCAAATATATCTCATGTTTGAACCTTTATGTACTTTGAATCGTTTATGATAGTTGTGCTACATAATAGTTTGTCATTCTCATCTGAGCAACCAAAACAATCAAAATTTGCAAGAAAGAAAcatcatcaaataaatcaactACCTCATCGGTCAATGTCTGGACAGGAATATCAAATGCCCTACCCAATCCGAAATCGGCAATTTTTATGGTATTAGTTTGCAGGTCAATCAGCAAATTCCGAGGTTTTAGATCACGGTGAAGAACCCTATGAGAATGGCAGTACTCAATACCACTTAAAATTTGGTATAGAAATTTCTGCAAAAAAGGAAAGTGGTACTTATCAGCCACTAAGATTCTAAAACTGTATAATACTACTTCAACATACACCATACATATTCAATCAGGAACTAAAGGATGCCTAATAAACTAACAAACGTATGAGAGGTGAGCGTTGTTTTTAGCTGCCAACTGAGTACATTGGCcaaaatgatcttaattcttTTCCCATGTGTCTACGTACCAAAAATAAGAAAGCCTATGTTACTATGGTTAGAACAAACATTAATAACTAACTAGTTGCTTGATGTGTTAAAATGATTAGTAACTCATCCCTGAGCCAAGACAATTTGGTAGAGAATAGAATGCTATAATACTTGTAACCCAGGAAGAAACATAAACAGAAAAAATAACAAGTAGATCGTTGAATCAATCTCAAAGGTGAAAATTACTCAAAAAGTAAAACCGAAAGCACTAACTTGAATATAGAGTAAATTAATGTCAATCTTGAGGGATTGAAATTAGCCAATGAAAAATCAAGAACACTCCCTTGAACACACAAGGAAAATGATACCAACTCAAATTCAGATGTGAGGAATGTCTTTAGTCTTTACAAACACCTATATGAGAAAACATTTTAAGAGATAAACTTATAACAAGAGAAAAACATGATTAGTATTTTTACAATAAAGTAGGTTCTTAGAAGACCTGTGACCAGAACAAGAGAAGATAGCTTTAATTGAATGTTTCAGAATACTTAATTGATGAAAAGAAAGATGGTGCACCCTCACATGTGCAGTATTTAGTGGCAGAAAATGTGGTAAGCTAAAGAAGCTCTTTATGAACAACTCATTTCCAATGCTAAAGACAAGTGAACCATAAATGATTCTATAATATAAAAACACGAGTTATATAAATTAATTGTATTAATTAATCAGAAAATTTTACAAAGTACAACAAGAGACAACATGAAGAGAAGATCAACATACAGTTCTATAGGTATAAGCATTAGAGTTATGAAAATAAGTACTAAGGGAGTGATACCTCACCTTCATTAAACGATGGTCTTCTGAAAATGTTTGACAAGAATCCATGTGCTTCTTCAAGTCCAAGTCCAGATACTCAAAAATTAGATATACACTTCTCTCAGAGGCCCCTACATCAAGCAACCTGCTAACGAAAACCCAACTGTTCATACGGTCATGTCATGCTATAAAACTAAAACCTAGAAAGAATAGCTCTTGGAATGGATGGTAATGAGGAAATTTAAAAATTCACTCTATTACTGATGCAAAATCATTCCAGCACCAAATAAGAAATATTACTAAGACCAGTTACTACATCAAGGATTTTTTTTATTGACCATGGTTATTATTTTTACAGTGAAACTTCAAGATTTAATAGTTTAGTATTTCATCAGAAATTCAGCTTAAATATTCAGACACTAGATTCATATGATTTTTACAGTGTCAGAGTTAACACAATCCACCATCATATACATATTATTGTGACATGGATATAAAATAAGGATTAATCAAACTGATCTACATCATTTTTTTCTGACTGCCTTGTGAATTATCTCACAATTTACTACCACCAACCATTGATCCTTTCAACAAAGAGTCTTTCATTTCAGACTTCAAAGTAATCAGAATTTCAAAAAAGAAGTTGTACGCAATAACAGGATTTGGGTTTGTATAAAGGGGTGGGTAAGGGGAAGAGGAGAATCATGAGTTTCTGCAGTTATCATGTGCCCCTTGGAATAGAAGacttttttttcttataagaTAGTTGTAAAAGCAACCATGGTTTATGGATCAATATGTTGGGCATATAAAACCCTTGCACAACTGATATGACAATGTCAAAGTGGATGTGCTAAATTTCTCTTAGAGAgagaataagaaatatttttatctgTGAAGAATCAAGTATTAACGTAACAAGAAAAATGAGAGAAAATCTTCTAAGATGGTATAGATTTGTTCAATATCAATGTATGAATATTGTGGTCGAAGGAGACGAGAATTAGTAGTGTGAGAAAAGGTAGAGTGAACCGTATGAAATCCTcacaagaataaataaaaaaatatctacaATCTCTTGATATAACTATATATAGATTCATACAGCCAACTCCATATATTCAGGTCACTTGGGCTTTTTGTGGTTTTGATTTAGCTACTATAAGCATTAACAGGAATAGTTAGGAAAGACAAAAAAATCAACTATACATGAAATATATTTAGCTTTTGAGAATTTTATTAAATCAAAACCATAAGAAGCACCTCATATCGATGAAGGCTAAGACTAAAGAACTACAGATAGACATAAAAGAAATGACTAAGATATTTTGTGGAGTGCACCAGAAGGCCCAAATTTAATATAAGAATTTACATAGAAAACAGTTTTTGATAACTTCAAATGTCAATGActaaaaattgataataatgTAGAAACTAGAATCAAAATAATCACTTTACTAAAATTCAACATCAGATGGATGTACGAAGATTCAGAAAATCTCTTTTTGCAAAAAATCGAGAATGTAAAATCAAAACAGAAAGTTTCCTAACCAGTCAATGTTCAGGTAGAGGAGATTAATATGCAACAATTGTACCATATTCAGAACGAATCTGAAGTTAGATGCTGAAGCAGTTCATAGTAGATAGAGTATGAACAGGTATTCATTTCCCACCTTGGTTACTACAATTGTAACAGAAAGATTCCTAACTTAATTTCCTCATCAACTAAGTTATTATGACGGGAAATATGTGATCCCAAATCTTCAAAACCCCAACAAGGAATGATACTCCTGCCAAATCCAGCAAATCATGGAGTTCACCATTTGGCAATTTAATTGGTATACTAATACAAAGCAAAGGTATTACTATTGAggctatatattaaaattattcaaACAAGGCCATGGTTCGAAGGATCAGCAATCCACCAAGAAATCATCTGGAATCAACTAATGCTATCAACAACAGACTTTCAACATTTATAGGATCCTGCATATTTTATCCCAATCCATCGAGGTTTGAGAAGAACTCATTAGACAGAACATAAATACTATCTTCAACATAAGATGCACAGAAACCCTTTTTTAATCGAACTCTTTCCTATTAAGTTTTTAAATGCACAAGAATCTTGAACGTACACGAGTATCACTTATGGTTTTCCATGTGGTTTTGGGAGGCAATTAAATTTCAGGTATTGAAACATGAATTTCAGTATAATTTTCCTATACAGTTTTACAAATCATTAAAAATTTGCTGAGTGGTCAAACACTGACAAGGTACAACAACTAAGGAAATGTAGCACTCCACCCAGGAAAAGAATTGAAGGCATTTGATGACACTGACATACAATGATGAACACATTATAGAAACTTATGGAATAAAGGATCTTTTAACAAACATGGCATGGTCTCATTCACAGTATTCTGTTCTCCTTAAGTTCTGAAactaattatattattaaattgGAAAATCAGAAAGACTTAGGAAGAGCTGAAaattgtaaatttcatcatcagGATTCAGCATATATTTTTCTGCAATAATTTCTTTCAATCAGCCAGTATAGTAAAAATATATTGCCAAACGTGATAAAGCAACAGTAAAACTCAATCACTAAGGAATgtatcaaaattttttattcacTGTGAATAAATGAAAAGGGAAATTATAAAATCCTAAgcacaaaaagaaataaaaacttcGGTAATTTATAGCATGACTCGTTGATAAGCATGCATGATTAAAAAGGTAATTCTTTACCAAACTTTTAAAAGCCTTTATGTGATCTGCAACAGTCTCATTTAATGATCTCAGTTTTCTTTGAGTTACATATCCTATATTGTGCTGAACAATCAGAAGGAATTATGGACACTAGAAAGACTAGGGAAGGTGAAACTAAGTTGCACAATACATGGAGTCACTATGAGTGAAACAGCAACAAGATACCTAAGGAAAGTTTAGAATGTTCATATAAACAAGTAAATTCTTCTCACACATTCAATGCTGGTTATGATAATTAATCTACGTTACCAGAAAGAATTTTCTTCCAACAGAAAACTGGTGTCACAGCAAAAGAAAGCTTAACTCTGGCCATACTTTGCAGTTATTAGTTAGTTAGCTAGGAAGTTTGTTTATTTTGTTTTGCCATGTTACACTTACATCTTGTAATTTGCCTTCTTTAAGCAAAACACAAGATACTAGGAACCCACTCGACATAAGAAACCTTTCCAATCAAACAAACGCAAAAGCTTGTTCATCTAGTATCTTCGAATTAATCAAAGCCTAGATTCCTAAATCAATGAAGTAAATGAAGACAAAGATGGTTGGGGCAATTGAGGAGCATAACCTGACTATGTTACAATGATGCATTTCCTTTAATAGTGAGACCTCTCTGATGACAAAGCCGGGGATTCCCTCACCCTCCTCTTTAATCCGGATCTTCTTAATAGCAATCATCTCATTTGTTTGTCGGTCTCGAGCCTTGTAAACGACTCCATACGTCCCTTCACCAATCTTCTCCACCTTCTCATACTGAGATAGCATTTCCACCACATTACCAAAAAAACCCTTACAACTACTATAAATGAGATAATGGCGAAATGGAGCAAGGCAATCAGTGCTAGCTCACCCTTTCCATGTCGAGCACAACTCACGTAACAACCTGGGGTAAAAGGAAAATGGTTTGTCCATCAAATCAAGCAGCCAGTGGTATATAAGAACTCAAAATCCAACAACAGAATTGAACTCAGACAAGAGAAACACTCATCAATGTAGTCCAAAATTGTCAAATCGGATCGGCGCGGGGCACCAAAGAAATCAAATGCGACCGATCGAAACTCTGCATGGGATTCGAGACAAGACACACCAGTCGCAAACGGGTACACTCGAATAGTCGGATAGTACGCCGCGATCGGGAGAAGATGAACCCGAGTTGCTCGTGATAAATCTGATCCCGAAGCAGCAGCTCGAATCGGAGGGAAGCCGCACGGAGAGATGGAAAGAAATCGATGAATCCGATCGACAACGCACGCAAGAGCAATCAGATTTAGGGTAATGGATCCACCATCGACCTACTGAGTCAGTGTTCCGCAGTGGGGAAGCAAaacattagagagagagagagagagaggggtgggggGTCGAGGGAGAGACCAGCACAGGCGCGCGCGAGAGAGAATGGAGCAGTTCtctgtggatatatatatatatatatatatatatatatatatatatatatatatatatatatatatatatatatatatatatatatatatatatatatatatatatatatatatatatatataccattgtagttgaatttaaaattaatttaaacctTAAaaaatatacatgcatatattatTTCAAGTTATTGATATATACATGTAATTGTATAGTATAATATACATGTATATCTGTATACATAAAAATACAAATGAGCAAATATTAACTATTGATATGTAAATTAATATGCACATGTATATttagtacacacacacacacacacacacacacacacacacacacacacacacacacatatatatatatatatatatatatatatatatatatatatatatatatatatatatttcaaattaaattattgatatctaaaaattcttgatCTTTAATGTGAAAATGTATAATATTTGCTCATGTATATTTTATGTTCAAGTTATTGATATACATGTAAATGTATATTAAAAATGTACACTAAAAAAATTGGTTAACCTTATAATTTAATTTATGACCTTAGAGagaaatttattatattataattactaAATCCAGAATCAATCAATAtacaaaaatatctttaaatcaaACTAAACTTATCAAATCTGTCCTAAAATTTCTTGTGTCACTTTCTCTCCCAATTTTAAATTCATCTACAAAAACTAATTAAAAGTCTCATAAaatatcttctctctctctctttttttcttttattgcaaAGAATAAATGGTGAAAACAGGTTCAAGACCTTACAATAAACTATCATAATCTTACCAACTAAACTAACTTATACATATAAAAGTCATGTATCTTATCTCAAGTATCTTATCTCAAATCTAATATAAGAGTCATgtaagttataatattttatttcataaaatcaaaacaataactcGAAACGTCTATCACATAACAAatagataaaaagaagaaaataaattcaCTAGATAAGAATACTATATTTTtgacaaaaattatttgaaaaagaCACAAAAAGGATACTAACCATAAACGTCCCTAGAGAAAACGAAGACTTTGTTGCAGATGTTGACTCAAGAATATATCgagatgaagaaaaagatatttaAATAGTAGTGGAACaataattttatttctaataTTGACCCTACCAATCTCATAACTTACTTCATGACCTTAGGGGCAAATTTATGATTTTAGaattaaatatattatcaattCCATTGGTCAAAAGGATTAATTTATatacaaaaatatttatcaatcaaaTTAAAACTTAACAAATCTGTCCTACTATTTCTGGGTACATTCTCtgcccctatatatatatatatatatttgttttcgatagaaaataattgaaaatgatattaaaaaatcatTGCAATATCAAGGCTCCTTTCTTAAATCTTTCGGTATACCTAAGTCTCAAGAACACAAATTTATTGATGATGACTCTAGAAATAATTGaggaatgaagaaaaaaaaagtgtagAGTCAAGCAATTAAATAGTAGTGAAATCATTATTTCATTTCCGATATGGATCCTACCAAACTCATAATTTCATGACCTTAAGGGTAAACTTATTATTTTAGAATTAATTATTTTACTATATTAGTTCAAAAGAAGAAATTGCTACAAAAAAAATCTATCAATCAAGTgaaagcataaaaaaaattaacctaAAATTTGTAGGTATCATAATCTCCCCTTAAGCATAACAAATAGAAGTCTATTGGTGCATCTTATTTAAAGTTGGATATTAGAGTCATGTAAGTTATAAAATTTCATTTCATAAAACCAAAGTCCAATGAGATAGAAAATCAATTAATTCAAATGTTTGATGTTTTGATACATTAGAAACAgataggaagaacaaaaaaatgatgaagaaaaatatatattttaatataaattaattaaaaatattgacTCCGAATGATAAAATCGATTAATGAATTTGAGAAACTAATATGGTATTAAGTGTATTTATGACATAGGAGAGGTGCAGATCGCTCGAAGATAAAATGTTTAGTCATAAGATCGAATGTCAAGTTAGAGAATAAATCATTGAATTGAAAGATTGAACATCCAGATAGAAAAAATAGATTTCGaactaaaaaaatcaaatattaagcTAATGAATTAGTTCACCTGTTTGAAGATCAATTGACATactaaaaaatatgataaataaattaGATAATTAGTCGAAGCCATGACCAAAATTTATTGGGTCACAAATAAGTTGCAAATAGGTTAAACATGTATCTTGGCTAACACAAATGAAGTCTACAAACGCATTGCTAAGGAGGTTCCAAAGAAGCTAGATTAGGTCTTTACTAAGTCAAAAGCCTACCTGATAGTGGCACCATCTAGATTAGGTAATGCTACCGCTTGGATTTGTGGAGGACATGGTTCGGTGTTGTTTCAATTATTCGATAGTGGTGTTGCctccattgattgattgattgatgatgGTACATTATTTATCtatcttatttttaattaattatttattttagagctTCTATGAGTGCCTCACAAGTTAGTTGTTGAGGTAAGAAATTTCCAATCCTTATTGAGCTTATGTAACTTATCTCGTGAGAAATCTTGTAAAATCTTGAGTTGTAAGAATTGTTGTTTGTAGAGACGCGTAATTCAAGTGTAATATATACCCCTAATTCTTGAAAAATGAGGTGGGTATAAGAGCAGTCAATTCTCTTCTCTTAATTATGGTTTTACTTATTTAGACACTTTCCTCTATTGCTTTCTTATTACTTTTGAATCTTGACTTTTTTAGTTTTTGAAAAGATTTTCAAATATAGATATACTAATTTGCCcctattagtttcattatcaattataacaatatatatatatatatatcaaatatattcttaccaaattctttgacaaaaataatttattaatatacAAAAATATCTATCACTCAAATCAAATCTTTACGATTCCATCAAGAATAGAATTATAACCTATCATGAAATATGATTTATCTTAACATTAAAGTTTTTCACGTCTTTAGGAAAGGGAATAGATGTGCCAATTGGTTGATTGGCTGGGCTCgatcaactaaaaaaaaaaattttttttttttggaaaggtCAATGGACTCGTCTAGCACCGGTCGTATTCATTCTTTTTTAAGGGTATCTTATCACATTCACCCAAATTTAGTTTCAT
The DNA window shown above is from Musa acuminata AAA Group cultivar baxijiao chromosome BXJ2-4, Cavendish_Baxijiao_AAA, whole genome shotgun sequence and carries:
- the LOC135586628 gene encoding cell division control protein 2 homolog isoform X3 codes for the protein MERYEKVEKIGEGTYGVVYKARDRQTNEMIAIKKIRIKEEGEGIPGFVIREVSLLKEMHHCNIVRLLDVGASERSVYLIFEYLDLDLKKHMDSCQTFSEDHRLMKVVTLAYRAPEILLGSRHYSTPVDLWSIGCIFVEMVNRCPLFCGDSEISQLFNIFRVLGTPNEETWSGVTSLPHFKCSFPKWDPMDLAALVPNLEPAGVDLLSKMLCLEPGKRITARKALEHEYFKDLEMVP
- the LOC135586628 gene encoding cell division control protein 2 homolog isoform X1; the protein is MLSQYEKVEKIGEGTYGVVYKARDRQTNEMIAIKKIRIKEEGEGIPGFVIREVSLLKEMHHCNIVRLLDVGASERSVYLIFEYLDLDLKKHMDSCQTFSEDHRLMKKFLYQILSGIEYCHSHRVLHRDLKPRNLLIDLQTNTIKIADFGLGRAFDIPVQTLTDEVVTLAYRAPEILLGSRHYSTPVDLWSIGCIFVEMVNRCPLFCGDSEISQLFNIFRVLGTPNEETWSGVTSLPHFKCSFPKWDPMDLAALVPNLEPAGVDLLSKMLCLEPGKRITARKALEHEYFKDLEMVP
- the LOC135586628 gene encoding cell division control protein 2 homolog isoform X2; translation: MERYEKVEKIGEGTYGVVYKARDRQTNEMIAIKKIRIKEEGEGIPGFVIREVSLLKEMHHCNIVRLLDVGASERSVYLIFEYLDLDLKKHMDSCQTFSEDHRLMKKFLYQILSGIEYCHSHRVLHRDLKPRNLLIDLQTNTIKIADFGLGRAFDIPVQTLTDEVVTLAYRAPEILLGSRHYSTPVDLWSIGCIFVEMVNRCPLFCGDSEISQLFNIFRVLGTPNEETWSGVTSLPHFKCSFPKWDPMDLAALVPNLEPAGVDLLSKMLCLEPGKRITARKALEHEYFKDLEMVP